TTGCCCAAGTCGGGCCACGTGCCCACGGTGGCCCTCAGCCTGGAGGTGGGGCggccccagccccccgccccgccacggGGCCACCGCTGGCCCTGGGTCTCGGACCGCTGGCCACTTTACAAAGCGGTGGCCCTGGCCTTGtcgctggtggtggtggggggcttGACGCTCTGCGgcgtcttcctcttcttcctcctgcccgTGGCGTGCGGAGCGGGGATGTCGGCCACCAACAGCACCTGCGGTAGGCAGGCCTGGGGTCCGTTGTACAACGAGCCTGATGCCGCCGTCACTCCCAGGGCGGCCGCGGACCCCCGCCCCACGGATGGCGGGTGGCTCACCGATGTCTTGGTGGAGTTGCGGGGGCTGGCGGCCAAAgtcgcccgccggccccccacGCCGGCACCCCTCCAGCCCTGATGGGGCTGTGGACTTTGAGCTTGTggctgggtgggggggtcccagttcttcctccttcccttagaGGGtcaggattttggggggggggaggaccagCCCAATGTCCCCCTATTAAAT
This window of the Struthio camelus isolate bStrCam1 chromosome 36, bStrCam1.hap1, whole genome shotgun sequence genome carries:
- the RNF225 gene encoding RING finger protein 225; the protein is MACSAARTSLAGESEGTALDCIICFTCYDRTFKVPKALACGHTFCLECLARLSVAAPTAATLVCPVCRRPTALPRRRGLPGLPTRSDLLALLPADVPAAPGSVRFSRPKGLLYVPPLPKSGHVPTVALSLEVGRPQPPAPPRGHRWPWVSDRWPLYKAVALALSLVVVGGLTLCGVFLFFLLPVACGAGMSATNSTCGRQAWGPLYNEPDAAVTPRAAADPRPTDGGWLTDVLVELRGLAAKVARRPPTPAPLQP